The following nucleotide sequence is from Bacillota bacterium.
GGGCATGATGCATTGGATGTCGACGATCATCGCGTCGAGGGCTCCGGTCATGATCGCCAGTTCCTGCGACGCCGTGTTGGTCGCCAGGTAGACGCCGCGCCTCATGAGGAGCTCGTTGCCGGTGCAGCAGATGCCGACGACGTTGACGCCCTTGGCCCCGGCCGCCTTGGCCTCGCCCTCGAGGGCGCGGGCCGCGTCGACGATGATCGAGGACAGGGTCGGGTTGTGGCCGTGGGTGGCGATGTTGACGTAGTCCGGGTTGATCGTCCCCAGGTTGGCCTCGGAGACGACCGGCTTGGGCGTGCCGAAGAGGATGTCCGAGAGGTCCGTGCCGATGTGCATGCCCGTATAGTCGGCCAGGGCGGTCTTCAGGCCGCCGAAGATCAGGTTGACCGGGTCGGCGTCCATGCCCATGGTCGTCTGGGCGAGGGCCTGGACGACCTGCTTATCGATGGCCGACGGGGCGATATTGGCGTGCTTGAATTTCTTCTGTCGCCCCTCGGTGATGGTCGTGGTCAGGAAGGTGCACGGCTCGTCGCTGTGCCGTGAGAAGTCCTCGAGGGCGGCCTCAGAGACTTCCTTGGCCAGGTCGTTGTCGGACTTGCCCTCGACGGCGATCCCGATCCGCTCGGCCACCCTGCGGAGCTTCTTCCCGTCGGTGACCTTGTAGTCCGGGGCCTTGCCCTCGGCGGCCAGGTGCAGGGTGTGAGCGATGTGCCGCCCGTGGTCGGAGTGGGATGAGGTGCCGCCGGCGATGAACCGGACGAGGTTGCGGGAGACAATGGTGAAATCAGTGGCCCCGCAGATGCCTCGTTTCTGGTTCTCGCGCCTGGGGTTGATCCGGCACGGGCCCTGAATGCAGGCCCGGCAGCACACGCCGTCCATGCCGAACCCGCATTGCGGCTGCTGGGCCTGGTAACGGTCCCAGGCCGTGGTGACACCCAGAGCTTCCGCTCTGGTCAGCATCTCGAAGCTGGCCGGGTCGGCCGTCCTGGTCTTCACGTCGACCTTGGCCTTGCCGGGCGTCTTTGCCTCTTCTGGCATCCTTTCTACCTCCCTTGGTGTTTCAATCCACGCGCCGAAAGGTGCGGCTGAGACTGGGGACTCACGACCCGACCCCGGCTTCGTCGATGAGCCGGTCGGCCAGGATGGCCACCTGATCGGCCACCGCGCCCTCGGCCGGGGTATTCCCACCTCCGTCAAGCGAAGCGTCGATGACCCCTTCGTCGAAGGGGATGATGGCCCAGAGTTCACCGGGGGCGAGAGACTCGGCCAGGAACCGTCGCTCCCGCTCACCCCGGACCTTGTTGGCGACATAATGAACCCGTCGGATGCCGACATCCTGGGCCAGCCCGCCGATGACCTTGGCCGTCCGGACGCTGATCGGCGTGGGCTCGGTGACGACGATCATCGCGTCGACCCCCCGGGCCGTGCCGCGGGTCAGGTGCTCGATGCCGGCCCCCATGTCCATCACCACGACCTCGTCGCGGTCGAGGACGAGGGCGTCGACGATGGCTTTCAGGAACGAATTCTCCCTGCAGTAGCAGGCCGAGCCGGCGGCCTTGATCCCGCCCATGCGGATGAACTTGATCCCCTCGAAGTCCAGCGAGTAGCGGTTCAGGACGTCGTCCACCTTCGGGTTCAAAGCAAGAAGAGCCCCATCGCCCATCTTCTCCGCGATGACCTCTTTGAGGTCCACCAGCGGGGCTTGGGCGCGGAGCTTTTCTTCCGGGATGCCGAGGGCGCTGCCGAGGCTGACGTCGGGGTCGGCGTCGACGGCGTAGACGGAGCGACCGCGTTCGGCCAGATGCCTGATGAGGCCGGCGGCGACGGTCGTCTTCCCCACCCCACCCTTGCCGGAAATGGCGATCTTCATCCCGTCTCACCTCCGTCAGACATCGCCTTGAGCCGCCAGAGCCCTTCTCCGGCGGCGACGATCAGGTCTTCGGTTGACAAGTAGGAGGGTGCACTTTCGTCGTAAAGGACCGAGCCGCTGGGGGGGAACTCGTCGTCCCCGAGCCAGAGGATGTAGGAAATGGGCACGCGCGGCAAGAGCGGGATGGTCAGAGCGACGTCACCAATGTCCTCCGTCCACC
It contains:
- a CDS encoding P-loop NTPase, with product MKIAISGKGGVGKTTVAAGLIRHLAERGRSVYAVDADPDVSLGSALGIPEEKLRAQAPLVDLKEVIAEKMGDGALLALNPKVDDVLNRYSLDFEGIKFIRMGGIKAAGSACYCRENSFLKAIVDALVLDRDEVVVMDMGAGIEHLTRGTARGVDAMIVVTEPTPISVRTAKVIGGLAQDVGIRRVHYVANKVRGERERRFLAESLAPGELWAIIPFDEGVIDASLDGGGNTPAEGAVADQVAILADRLIDEAGVGS
- the cooS gene encoding anaerobic carbon-monoxide dehydrogenase catalytic subunit, giving the protein MPEEAKTPGKAKVDVKTRTADPASFEMLTRAEALGVTTAWDRYQAQQPQCGFGMDGVCCRACIQGPCRINPRRENQKRGICGATDFTIVSRNLVRFIAGGTSSHSDHGRHIAHTLHLAAEGKAPDYKVTDGKKLRRVAERIGIAVEGKSDNDLAKEVSEAALEDFSRHSDEPCTFLTTTITEGRQKKFKHANIAPSAIDKQVVQALAQTTMGMDADPVNLIFGGLKTALADYTGMHIGTDLSDILFGTPKPVVSEANLGTINPDYVNIATHGHNPTLSSIIVDAARALEGEAKAAGAKGVNVVGICCTGNELLMRRGVYLATNTASQELAIMTGALDAMIVDIQCIMPSIRVLSECFHTKIITTNPLAKIPNTHYVDFKEEKALETAKEMVRLAIEGFKQRDPAKIAIPKLKNKVIAGFSTEALIELFAAVDPEHPVKVLTDAIEAGEIKGVCLFAGCNNMKQPQDEGHLTVAKELAKNDVFMLATGCGAGAFAKAGLLNEEAVEKYAGPGLKSFLKRLQEAAKLPTGLPLIFHQGSCVDNTRSADLCTLMAKELGVDVPKVPFVASAPEAMHEKAVSIGSWAVAMGLPTHVGVIPHIEGSQLVYGVATQIAHDVYGGYFIFETNSQAAASKLLDALKYRTWKLGVHREAAKRFNTPLAASW